The following proteins are encoded in a genomic region of Drosophila miranda strain MSH22 chromosome 4, D.miranda_PacBio2.1, whole genome shotgun sequence:
- the LOC108162684 gene encoding equilibrative nucleoside transporter 1: MAEGKSEKLPFIGKQAPKPVTLNPSWESELPPADSNGKGSVLAKLGLPPKDRYKIVFFIFMLHGLGTLMPWNMFITAKSYFEDFKLGANNTVPTEVNYRSTFMQNMGFASQIPNLLFNWLNIFVNFGGDLTSRIVYSIIFEVVILLVTIVLAMMDSSQWPGIFFWATMVSIVLLNICNGIYQNTIYGIVASLPIKYTGAVVLGSNISGVFTTVMSIICTAFFDSKRTSAIYYFVTAIVILLLCFDTYFALPVTKFFRHYDQICQSNEKKSDSRAELNVPYWQIFKKASPQLFNIFLTFFVTLSVFPAIHANIKASDNDFFISKDYFTLFTCFLTFNVFAMLGSLTTSWVQWPGPKFLVVPVALRLVFIPLFIMCNYIPPDMTRTLEVYFPNEWVYWGIAVIMSYSSGYLSSLGMMYAPQTVHAKFQTTAGMYAAAMLITGIFSGVMFSYLGPLFL; the protein is encoded by the coding sequence ATGGCCGAAGGAAAATCGGAGAAACTGCCTTTTATTGGCAAGCAGGCACCAAAGCCCGTGACACTAAATCCGTCGTGGGAGTCCGAACTGCCGCCGGCGGATTCGAATGGGAAGGGCTCGGTGCTGGCCAAGTTGGGTCTGCCGCCCAAGGATAGATACAAGATAGTTTTCTTTATCTTTATGTTGCACGGACTGGGCACACTGATGCCCTGGAACATGTTCATTACAGCCAAGTCCTACTTCGAGGACTTCAAGCTGGGCGCGAACAACACGGTACCCACGGAGGTAAACTACAGAAGTACCTTCATGCAGAATATGGGCTTTGCCTCGCAGATTCCCAATCTCCTCTTCAACTGGCTGAACATCTTCGTCAACTTTGGCGGCGACCTGACCAGCAGGATAGTGTACAGCATCATCTTTGAGGTTGTCATTCTGCTGGTAACCATTGTCCTGGCTATGATGGATTCGTCCCAGTGGCCGGGCATATTCTTCTGGGCCACCATGGTAAGCATTGTGCTGCTGAACATTTGCAATGGTATCTACCAGAACACCATATACGGCATCGTTGCTTCGCTACCCATCAAGTACACGGGAGCCGTGGTCCTGGGATCCAACATTAGTGGGGTCTTCACCACCGTGATGTCCATCATTTGCACCGCATTCTTCGACTCAAAGAGAACGTCGGCCATCTATTATTTTGTAACAGCGATTGTGATTCTCCTTCTGTGCTTCGACACCTATTTCGCGTTGCCGGTGACTAAATTCTTTAGGCACTACGATCAGATCTGCCAGAGCAATGAGAAAAAGTCCGACTCGAGGGCGGAgctgaatgttccctactggCAGATCTTCAAGAAGGCATCGCCTCAGCTCTTCAACATCTTTCTGACGTTCTTTGTGACTCTCTCCGTCTTCCCGGCCATCCACGCGAACATTAAAGCCTCGGACAATGACTTTTTCATCTCCAAGGACTACTTCACCTTGTTCACTTGTTTCCTCACATTCAACGTGTTCGCCATGCTGGGCAGCCTGACCACCTCGTGGGTGCAATGGCCCGGTCCGAAGTTCCTAGTGGTTCCGGTGGCTCTGCGCCTGGTGTTCATTCCCCTGTTCATCATGTGCAACTATATACCACCAGATATGACCAGGACCCTCGAAGTCTACTTCCCCAATGAGTGGGTCTATTGGGGCATTGCCGTCATAATGTCCTACAGCTCGGGTTACTTGAGTTCGTTGGGCATGATGTATGCCCCGCAGACGGTTCATGCAAAGTTTCAAACAACCGCTGGAATGTATGCAGCTGCAATGCTGATTACGGGCATTTTCTCGGGCGTCATGTTCTCGTATCTGGGTCCGTTGTTCTTATAA